GCAGGTCCGGCAGGACGCGGGCGCTTGCATGGCTCGGCCCCCGCTCATTCCTTCAGCCCCGAGGAGCGGTGCAGCATCCAGTCCACCACGAAGTTCACCGCCACGGTCAGCAGCGCGATGGCCCCTGCCGCCAGCAGCGGCGCGGCGGCGATCTGCGGTGCGAAGGCGGCGTAGTTGATGAAGGCCGCGAGGTCCTTGACCATGGTCCCCCAGTCCGCCAGCGGAGGCTGGATGCCAAGGCCGAGGAAGCTCAGCGCCGAGATGGTCAGGAAGACAAAGCAGAAGCGCAGCCCGAATTCCGCCAGCAGGGGCGCGGTCGCATTGGGCAGGATCTCCTTGAAGATAAGGTAGGGCAGCCCCTCGCCGCGCAGCTTGGGGGCCTCGATGTAGTCCATCACCACGATGTTCATGCCCACCGCCCGCGCCAGCCGGAAGACCCGCGTCGAATCGATCACGGCGATGATCACCACCATCGCCACGGTCAGCCCCGCGCCGGACACCCAGGCCGAGGCCACGGTGATCAGCAAGAGCGAGAAGATCAGCGAGGGGATCGCCATCAGCACGTCGACCGCGCGGCTCAGGATCTGGTCGGTCCAGCCCTGAAGCGTCGCGGCCAGAAAGCCCAGAGAGCCGCCAAGGAAGAAGGCCAGCACCGTCGTCGCAAAGGCAATGCCCACGGTGTTCTGCGCGCCGTAGATCAGGCGCGACAGGATATCCCGGCCGATCTGGTCGGTGCCCAGCGGGAAGTCCGGGTTGCCGCCCGTGGCCGGATTGCCGCCCGGCACCACGTTGGCCTGTGCAAAGACCTGCTCTTGCCCGTGCGGCGCGATCAGACCGGCGAAGATCGCCAGCACCGCGTAGACGAGGATGACGAGGATCCCGAAAGAGGCTGTCAGCGGCATCCCGCGAAAGGCCTTGCGGGTCGCCCCGGTGCCCACCGACCGGCCCAGCAGGCGAAAGAGGAAGGCCGCGATGGCGCCCGCCGCGATGCCATGCACCGCCCAGCGGAAATAGAGGACGGAGGCGTCCGGCGTGCCCGCCTCTGTCACCGCCGGTTGCAGGTAGAGCCATACACCGCCCAGAACCAGCGCCGCCGCCAGCGCGTAACCGAAGGCCACCGCATAGGGCATGTCGCGGAAGTAGGGCTTGTTGCCCGTCGCCTTCTGCCCGGCGAAGCGGATCAGCCAGCCCGCGACGGCAACGACGGCAAGCGCGGTCAGAAAAAAGGTCCAGCCGCTCATTTCGGATGCCTCAGGCGCGGGTTGGTCAGGATCGACAGGATGTCGGCGATCAGGTTCAGCAGGATGTAGGCCGCCGCGAAGATCAGGCAGCAGGCTTGCACCACCGGGATGTCACGGATCTTCACGCTGTCCACGAAAAGCTGCCCGATGCCCGGGTATACAAAGACCACCTCGACCACGACGACGCCGGTGATGAGGTAGGCGAGGTTCAGCGCGATCACGTTGATGATCGGCGCCAGCGCGTTCGGCAGGGCGTGGTGGACGATCACCCGCATCGGCTTCAGCCCCTTCAGGCGGGCCATCTCGATATAGGGCGAGGCGAGCAGGTTGATGATCGCCGCCCGCGTCATTCGCATCATGTGCGCGGTGACAACCAGCGTCAGCGTCAGCGCCGGCAGCAGCGTCTTGGTCAGCCGCTCGGCGAAGGGGATGCCCTCGTAGATGTTCGACAGCGAGGGAAGGACCGGGTTCAGCACCGCGAAGAACAGGATCAGGATGTAGGCGAGGAAGAACTCGGGGCTGGAAATCGAGGTCAGCGTCGCCACGTTGGCCGCCTTGTCGAAGACCGAATTGCGATAAAGCGCCGCCAGCACCCCCAGCGTGACCGCGAAGGGCACCGCGATGGCCGCCGTGACGCCCGCAAGAAACATGGTATTGGCAAAGCGCGGCGCGATCTGCTGCGCCACGGTGGTGCTGTTGCCGCTGCCCTCCCCCACGAAACTGGCAAAGTTCGCCTGTGCGAAGGAATTCCCGAGATCGCCGGTCAGCACGCCGCCCAGCCAGTCGAAGTAGCGCAGCACCGGGTTCTGGTCGAGCCCGAGATCCCGCCGGATCGAGGCGACGGCTTCGGGGGTGGCGCCCTGCCCGAGGATCGCCTCGGCAAAATCGCCCGGAAGCATGTTCACCGCGGTGAAGATGACGATCGAGACGATAAACAACGTCAGGACACCCAGCGCGAGACGCTGGAGGATGATTCGGAGAACCGGGTTCACGATACCTGTTGGTGTATGGTTTTTGTTGACTGACAAGTTAACAAAAACCGCTTTCAAGTAAACCTTTTGTTTGAGATCCTTGAAAATCAGCCCGATGCGAGGTCGTCCATGACCCGGACAAGCTCTGCGCTGATGCCCGGTTCGGACAGTGCGTGACCCGCGTTGCGGATCATCCGAAGCTCTCCGGCAGGCCATGCGCGCGACAGCTCCCACGCGCGGCGCGGCGGGCAGATCATGTCGTAGCGGCCCTGCACGATGACGCCGGGAATATCCGCGATTCGGTGGGCGTTCTTCAGAATCCAGCCGTCCTGCTCGAGAAAGCCCCGGTTGGTGAAATAGTGGTTTTCCAGACGGGCGAAGGCGCGCGCGTAGTCGCCCGGCGCCTCGCCGCCCTGCCCGTTCGAATAGACCGAGGCCAGCGCGTTTTCCCACGAGGACCACGCCCGGGCGTATTTCGTTTCCAGCTGCATGTCGCCCGAAAAGAGCCGCCGGTGGTAGGCGGCGATCAGGTCGTCACGCTCGTCCTCGGGGATCAGGTCCACGAAGCGCGCCCATGTCTCGGGCCAGAACTGCCCGGCGCCGCCGCCGTAGAACCAGTCGAGCTCTGCCTGCGTCATCAGGAAGACGCCGCGCAGGACCAGCGCCCGGGCGCGTTCGGGGTGGGTGATCGCGTAGATCAGTGCCAGCGTCGCACCCCAGCTTCCGCCGAAGACCACGAAACGGTCGATGCCCAGCATCTCTCGGATAGTCTCTATATCGCTGACCAGATCCCAGGTCGTGTTGTCCCTGACCGAGGCGAAGGGCCGCGACCGCCCGCAACCGCGCTGGTCAAACAGCACCACGCGATAGACCTCCGGGTCGAAGTAGCGCCGCATCGCCGGGCTGCATCCGCCCCCCGGCCCGCCGTGCAGGACGATGACCGGCACCCCGTCGGGATTGCCGCATTCCTCGACATAAAGACTGTGCCCGCCCGAGACCTCCAGCGTGTGCTGGGCGAAGGGGTCGATCGGCGGGTAAAGGTACTGCACTGCGCGCTTTTGGCCCGGGATTTTGTCCATGTGACACCTATATTGGCATCGAAGACCAAAAGACCATGGGGAATGTCATGACTGTCACGGTGGACGCCGGTGAAATCGCCAAGTTCGAGGCCATGGCCGCCGAGTGGTGGGACCCCGATGGCAAGTTCAAGCCGCTGCACATGATGAACTCGGTGCGGCTGGACTACATCTGCACCCAGATCGCCGGAGAGTTCGACCGCACGCTGGGGTCTGAGCGTCCCTTTGCGGGGCTGCGCATCCTCGATATCGGCTGCGGCGGGGGCCTTCTGTCGGAACCCATGGCGCGGCTGGGGGCCGAGGTCGTGGGCGTCGATGCGGCGGAGCGAAACATCCCCGTGGCCGAGGCGCATGCGCGCCAGTCGGGCCTCGCCATCGACTACCGCCACACCACCGCCGAAGCCATGGCGGCAGCGGGCGAGCGCTTCGACGTGGTGCTGAACATGGAAGTGGTCGAGCATGTGGCCGATCCGCTGGCCTATCTGACCGCCTGCCGCCAATTGCTGAAGCCGGGCGGGCTGCACCTGTGCTCGACCATCAACCGCAACCCGAAAAGCTTTGCCATGGCCATCGTCGGCGCCGAATACGTCATGCGCTGGCTGCCCAAGGGCACGCACGAGTGGTCCAAGTTCATCACCCCGGACGAGCTTTACGACCTGATGGCGCGCGCGGGCCTGACGCCGGTGGACCGCAAGGGCTATGTCTTCAACCCGGTGTCGTGGAAATGGTCGATCTCGGACCGCGACCTGTCGGTGAACTACGTCACGGCGGCGCTGGCGCCTCATGGGCCAAGTGACGCCTGAATGACCCACCTTTGCTGAATTGTTTCGCCCGACGGCAACGTCGGGCCGCGCCGGTCCGCCCCCACGGGGCGGCGCGATGCGCCACCCCTCGGACCGACGCTAGCAATCGACGTTAGGACGAACCTAGGCCTCCAGCCGCAAGCGCAATTCGCGCAACACCGGCAGCGCGGCCTTGACCTTGGCCTCTCCCAGATCGCCCAGCATCTCGTCGATCAGCGGGGTGATGGCGGCCAGCGCGGCATCGCGCGCAGCACGCCCGGCGGGAGAGATAGAGACCAGCTTGCGCCGCGCGTCGTCCCAGTCGGGGCGGATGTGGACGTAGCCCGCGATCTCCAGCTTCGACAGGGTGTTCGTCATGGCGCCGCGGGTGACGTGAAAGGCCTTGGCCAGTTGCGCCGGGGTCTTCTCGCCCCCCCGGGCAAGCTGGTTCAGCACCGAGAAATGCGAGATTTCCATCCGGTTCGGCAGCACCTTGGTCAGCCGGGCGCGCAACAGCTGGTCCGCCGTCAGAAGTTCTGAGAAGAGAGAGATCGCCAGCCCGCTCGTGTCGCTCATGCCAGCCCCCGCACAGGTCTGTCGTGGGTCAGGGACGGCAGGCGGCGACGGGCGTCGGCGACCGCCTCGGGGTCGAGGTCGAGGCAAAAGACGCCCGGCTCCGTCCCAGCATCGAGGATCACGCGGCCCCACGGGTCGATGGCAAGGCTGTGGCCGTAGGTTTTGCGCGTCCGGCCCGCCTGCGCGGCATGGGTGCCGGTCTGGGCAGGGGCCAGCACGTAGCAGCCCGTTTCGATGGCGCGCGCCTGCAACAGGGGCTGCCAGTGGTCCGGCCCCGTGCCCGGCGAAAAGGCCGAGGGCACGGTCAGCACCATCGCCCCCGCCTGCGCCAGCGCGCGGTAGAGGTAGGCGAAGCGCAGGTCGTAGCAGACCGTCATACCGATGGCGCCAAAGGGGGTCTGCGCCAGCACGGCGCGGTCCCCGGGCGCGAAGCCCGCCGATTCGCGGTAGGTCTCGGTCTCGCTGACCGCAACGTCGAACATGTGCATCTTGTCGTAGCGCGCCATGATCGCGCCATCCGGGCCGATCAGCAGCGAGCGGTTGGCGAAACGCTCTTCCGGTGGGTCGGACTTCACCGCGACGGAGCCAAGCAGCAGCCAGACGCCAAGCGCCGCCGCCTCTTCCCGGCACCCGGCGATGAAGGGGTCGGCCCCCTCGGGCCGCAGGACCGCCCTCTGGTGCGCGCGGTCCATCGACACGCAATTGCTGACCTCGGGTGTCAGGACAAGGCCCGCGCCCTGCCCCGCCGCCTCGCGCAGCATGGCGCGCACCGTTTCGAGGTTCGCGGCGGGATCGTCCGAAGACGTCAGTTGCA
This region of Ponticoccus alexandrii genomic DNA includes:
- a CDS encoding ABC transporter permease, producing MSGWTFFLTALAVVAVAGWLIRFAGQKATGNKPYFRDMPYAVAFGYALAAALVLGGVWLYLQPAVTEAGTPDASVLYFRWAVHGIAAGAIAAFLFRLLGRSVGTGATRKAFRGMPLTASFGILVILVYAVLAIFAGLIAPHGQEQVFAQANVVPGGNPATGGNPDFPLGTDQIGRDILSRLIYGAQNTVGIAFATTVLAFFLGGSLGFLAATLQGWTDQILSRAVDVLMAIPSLIFSLLLITVASAWVSGAGLTVAMVVIIAVIDSTRVFRLARAVGMNIVVMDYIEAPKLRGEGLPYLIFKEILPNATAPLLAEFGLRFCFVFLTISALSFLGLGIQPPLADWGTMVKDLAAFINYAAFAPQIAAAPLLAAGAIALLTVAVNFVVDWMLHRSSGLKE
- a CDS encoding ABC transporter permease, whose product is MNPVLRIILQRLALGVLTLFIVSIVIFTAVNMLPGDFAEAILGQGATPEAVASIRRDLGLDQNPVLRYFDWLGGVLTGDLGNSFAQANFASFVGEGSGNSTTVAQQIAPRFANTMFLAGVTAAIAVPFAVTLGVLAALYRNSVFDKAANVATLTSISSPEFFLAYILILFFAVLNPVLPSLSNIYEGIPFAERLTKTLLPALTLTLVVTAHMMRMTRAAIINLLASPYIEMARLKGLKPMRVIVHHALPNALAPIINVIALNLAYLITGVVVVEVVFVYPGIGQLFVDSVKIRDIPVVQACCLIFAAAYILLNLIADILSILTNPRLRHPK
- the pip gene encoding prolyl aminopeptidase → MDKIPGQKRAVQYLYPPIDPFAQHTLEVSGGHSLYVEECGNPDGVPVIVLHGGPGGGCSPAMRRYFDPEVYRVVLFDQRGCGRSRPFASVRDNTTWDLVSDIETIREMLGIDRFVVFGGSWGATLALIYAITHPERARALVLRGVFLMTQAELDWFYGGGAGQFWPETWARFVDLIPEDERDDLIAAYHRRLFSGDMQLETKYARAWSSWENALASVYSNGQGGEAPGDYARAFARLENHYFTNRGFLEQDGWILKNAHRIADIPGVIVQGRYDMICPPRRAWELSRAWPAGELRMIRNAGHALSEPGISAELVRVMDDLASG
- the ubiG gene encoding bifunctional 2-polyprenyl-6-hydroxyphenol methylase/3-demethylubiquinol 3-O-methyltransferase UbiG is translated as MTVTVDAGEIAKFEAMAAEWWDPDGKFKPLHMMNSVRLDYICTQIAGEFDRTLGSERPFAGLRILDIGCGGGLLSEPMARLGAEVVGVDAAERNIPVAEAHARQSGLAIDYRHTTAEAMAAAGERFDVVLNMEVVEHVADPLAYLTACRQLLKPGGLHLCSTINRNPKSFAMAIVGAEYVMRWLPKGTHEWSKFITPDELYDLMARAGLTPVDRKGYVFNPVSWKWSISDRDLSVNYVTAALAPHGPSDA
- a CDS encoding MarR family winged helix-turn-helix transcriptional regulator, coding for MSDTSGLAISLFSELLTADQLLRARLTKVLPNRMEISHFSVLNQLARGGEKTPAQLAKAFHVTRGAMTNTLSKLEIAGYVHIRPDWDDARRKLVSISPAGRAARDAALAAITPLIDEMLGDLGEAKVKAALPVLRELRLRLEA
- a CDS encoding carbon-nitrogen hydrolase family protein codes for the protein MRAALLQLTSSDDPAANLETVRAMLREAAGQGAGLVLTPEVSNCVSMDRAHQRAVLRPEGADPFIAGCREEAAALGVWLLLGSVAVKSDPPEERFANRSLLIGPDGAIMARYDKMHMFDVAVSETETYRESAGFAPGDRAVLAQTPFGAIGMTVCYDLRFAYLYRALAQAGAMVLTVPSAFSPGTGPDHWQPLLQARAIETGCYVLAPAQTGTHAAQAGRTRKTYGHSLAIDPWGRVILDAGTEPGVFCLDLDPEAVADARRRLPSLTHDRPVRGLA